One window from the genome of Kaistella carnis encodes:
- a CDS encoding SDR family NAD(P)-dependent oxidoreductase, whose protein sequence is MKTALITGATSGIGKATAQLLGRQGYRLIICGRRIDVLEELQAGLSPHTEVFSLTFDQRYYAEVEKAITSLPENWREIDILINNAGNAHGLDSLIEGNVEDWDAMMDGNVKGLLYVSKMILPGMKSRNSGHVINISSVAARQTYANGVVYCASKRAVDVISEGMRLELTEFGIKVTNIQPGAVETDFSKVRFKGDETRADTVYQGYEALKAEDIADAISYCINAPKHVTVSDMTIYPSAQSEPRTIHRK, encoded by the coding sequence ATGAAAACTGCACTCATCACCGGAGCTACTTCCGGAATAGGAAAAGCCACTGCTCAACTTCTTGGCAGACAAGGGTACAGATTAATTATCTGTGGTCGTAGAATAGATGTTTTAGAAGAGTTACAGGCTGGACTTTCACCCCATACCGAAGTTTTTAGTTTAACATTTGACCAGCGGTATTATGCTGAAGTTGAAAAAGCCATTACCTCCTTACCCGAAAACTGGAGAGAAATTGATATTCTCATTAATAATGCGGGAAACGCCCATGGACTGGATTCGTTAATCGAGGGTAATGTAGAAGATTGGGACGCCATGATGGACGGAAATGTAAAAGGACTTTTATACGTTTCCAAAATGATTCTGCCTGGAATGAAGTCTAGAAATTCCGGACATGTAATCAATATTTCTTCCGTGGCGGCTCGACAAACCTATGCAAATGGCGTTGTGTATTGTGCTTCGAAGAGAGCCGTAGATGTGATTTCTGAAGGAATGCGTTTAGAATTAACGGAGTTTGGAATTAAAGTGACCAATATTCAACCCGGTGCAGTAGAAACTGATTTTTCTAAAGTTCGATTTAAAGGGGATGAAACCCGTGCAGATACGGTCTATCAAGGATATGAGGCGTTGAAAGCTGAAGATATTGCAGATGCCATCTCCTACTGTATTAATGCACCAAAGCACGTTACTGTTTCTGATATGACGATCTACCCGAGCGCGCAAAGTGAACCGCGCACAATCCATCGAAAATAA
- a CDS encoding Maf family nucleotide pyrophosphatase produces MKILLASNSPRRKELLQNLGFKFEVVSINCDEVYPDHLEVENVAAYLSELKAEAFRPLEAGEVLITADTVVALNQKILGKPKDAIHAKEMLLELSDNTHQVFTGITLKTKTETFTQTDVAEVSFDTISSEEADYYITHFKPFDKAGSYGIQEWLGMAKIKNMKGNYYTIMGLPTHLVYKILKDLEHKAS; encoded by the coding sequence ATGAAAATATTATTAGCCTCAAATTCTCCGCGTAGAAAAGAATTATTGCAAAATTTAGGGTTCAAATTTGAAGTAGTCTCCATCAATTGTGATGAAGTATATCCGGACCATTTAGAAGTAGAAAACGTAGCGGCCTATCTTTCCGAATTGAAAGCTGAAGCCTTTCGTCCCTTAGAAGCCGGGGAAGTGTTAATTACCGCAGATACTGTAGTCGCCTTAAATCAGAAGATATTGGGTAAACCAAAAGATGCAATTCATGCAAAAGAAATGCTGTTGGAGTTATCTGATAATACGCATCAGGTTTTTACCGGAATTACCCTTAAAACAAAAACGGAAACTTTCACACAAACTGATGTGGCCGAAGTTTCGTTTGATACTATTTCATCGGAGGAAGCAGACTACTATATCACCCATTTTAAACCTTTCGATAAAGCGGGGAGTTACGGTATTCAGGAATGGCTCGGAATGGCAAAAATTAAAAATATGAAGGGAAATTATTACACCATTATGGGCTTGCCCACCCATTTGGTCTACAAGATTTTAAAAGATTTAGAACATAAGGCTTCTTAA
- a CDS encoding Rossmann-like and DUF2520 domain-containing protein has protein sequence MKIVIIGSGNVAYHLARAFTENKIPVSQIFGRNKSNLQLISEEVHLPYSHTQLEDADLYLICVSDGSISDVSKLIKKDNCLVAHTSGSLPKEILTGNYRKASFYPLQTFSKSVDLNYAEIPFFIEAENKKDVELLQDLAESISEKVMVSTYEKRKYIHLTAVFACNFVNHLFARAKEISDSQEIPFDYFLPLIKETTDKIKILEPKFAQTGPAVRNDERVLKAHEDLIKDEEQLKIYKVMNESIKEMYEL, from the coding sequence ATGAAGATCGTTATTATAGGTTCCGGAAATGTAGCCTATCATTTAGCCAGAGCATTTACGGAAAATAAAATCCCGGTTTCCCAGATTTTTGGCCGGAACAAAAGCAATTTACAACTTATTTCGGAAGAAGTGCACCTTCCCTACTCTCATACACAATTAGAAGATGCAGATCTATATCTTATCTGTGTAAGTGACGGTTCGATTTCAGATGTTTCGAAATTGATTAAAAAAGACAACTGTTTAGTTGCTCATACTTCGGGTTCTTTACCGAAAGAGATTCTTACGGGTAATTATCGTAAAGCCAGTTTTTATCCGTTGCAGACTTTTTCAAAATCTGTGGATTTAAATTATGCCGAAATTCCCTTTTTTATCGAAGCAGAAAATAAGAAAGATGTAGAATTACTACAAGATCTAGCGGAAAGTATTTCAGAAAAAGTAATGGTTTCGACGTATGAAAAAAGGAAATATATTCATTTAACAGCAGTTTTCGCCTGTAATTTCGTGAATCATCTTTTTGCAAGAGCAAAGGAAATTTCAGATTCCCAAGAAATACCGTTTGATTATTTTTTACCTTTAATTAAAGAAACCACCGATAAAATTAAAATTCTAGAACCTAAATTTGCCCAAACCGGTCCGGCGGTACGAAATGATGAGCGGGTTTTAAAAGCTCATGAGGATCTGATTAAGGATGAAGAGCAACTGAAAATTTATAAAGTAATGAACGAATCGATAAAGGAAATGTATGAGTTATAA
- the tsaB gene encoding tRNA (adenosine(37)-N6)-threonylcarbamoyltransferase complex dimerization subunit type 1 TsaB: MKILHIETSSRNCSVAISDGADLLCLCEKVSENYKQSESLHTYVEWALEGANLTLKDMDAISLGKGPGSYTGLRIGASSAKGFCYGIHIPLIAVNSLLTMIEPFLDGEYDLVIPMVDARRMEVYCAVYDGKTSELIKDTEAKVLDEHSFQEYADQKILFVGDGAKKSKELLQLPNAEFNDTVFPSAKYLIRHSVTKYNAKDFEDVAYFDPFYLKDFQGVKKIKSED, encoded by the coding sequence ATGAAAATTCTGCATATTGAGACGTCCTCCAGAAATTGTTCAGTAGCCATTTCAGATGGTGCTGATTTGTTATGTTTATGTGAAAAAGTTTCTGAAAATTACAAGCAATCGGAAAGTCTGCACACCTACGTTGAGTGGGCTTTGGAAGGAGCAAATCTAACTTTAAAAGACATGGATGCAATTTCTTTAGGCAAAGGTCCGGGTTCTTACACCGGACTACGAATTGGAGCGTCTTCGGCGAAAGGGTTTTGCTATGGTATCCATATTCCACTCATTGCGGTCAATTCTCTATTAACGATGATAGAGCCGTTTCTAGATGGTGAATATGACCTTGTGATTCCTATGGTCGATGCCCGAAGAATGGAGGTTTATTGTGCGGTTTATGACGGTAAAACGAGTGAACTTATAAAAGATACGGAAGCCAAGGTTTTAGATGAGCATTCATTTCAGGAATATGCAGATCAAAAAATACTTTTTGTGGGCGATGGGGCGAAGAAATCGAAAGAGCTTCTACAACTTCCAAATGCGGAGTTTAATGATACGGTCTTCCCTTCTGCAAAATACTTGATTCGGCATTCTGTTACGAAATACAATGCAAAGGATTTTGAAGACGTGGCTTATTTTGACCCATTTTATCTGAAAGATTTTCAAGGCGTAAAAAAGATAAAAAGCGAAGACTGA
- a CDS encoding M14 family zinc carboxypeptidase gives MKSISLIFLLAANLIFSQTKYQTPYEKGNGNQTTTYEEMVKFYDDLAKDFPTISIMSFGTDDNGEPIKVVVYNASVDKNNPTILINNGIHPGEPDGIDATMMMMRDLVTGKITAKNLRVVAVEAYNISGMLRRGSHSRANQNGPEEYGFRGNARNYDLNRDFIKNDTENAKAFQQTFQHFKPIYFIDNHVSNGADYQYLFTYISTNKERLGSKLGNYFNQKMQPEILQTLDKQGILTTPYVNIHGDSPDEGFPAFMDSPRYATGYTTLFNTMGTVAETHMLKPYKDRVRATYEYMLSAINYTAKNAAEIRKLMAETLADYQPKKSYPIQWKVDSTKFQMIDFKGFEAGKKPSEVSGKPRLFYDRNTPFNRKVKFYNQYSATKEIAIPTYYVIPQSEQKVLEYLKRNNIIMKKIQQDSTIVVQQYKIADYKTSKNAYEGHYLHYDTQVKAETRSYKFRKGDVLVPTKQYGVKYILETLEPEATDSFFNWNFFDAILGQKEYYSDYVFEDTAAELLKTNKDLRTAFELEKKSNADFAKDSRAQLDWLYKHSDYYEGSVGLYPIYRIL, from the coding sequence ATGAAATCTATTTCTTTAATTTTTCTTTTAGCAGCGAACCTTATTTTCTCCCAAACCAAATACCAAACACCTTACGAAAAAGGCAACGGAAATCAAACCACCACTTATGAAGAGATGGTTAAATTTTATGACGATTTGGCTAAAGACTTTCCGACGATATCTATTATGTCGTTTGGAACTGATGATAATGGAGAACCAATTAAAGTTGTTGTTTACAATGCTTCAGTAGATAAAAATAATCCGACCATCTTGATTAACAATGGAATCCATCCAGGTGAACCCGATGGAATTGATGCTACCATGATGATGATGCGCGATCTGGTAACCGGAAAAATTACCGCGAAAAATTTAAGGGTCGTGGCGGTTGAAGCGTATAATATCTCCGGAATGTTAAGAAGAGGATCGCATAGCCGAGCCAACCAAAATGGTCCGGAAGAATACGGTTTTCGGGGAAATGCCAGAAACTATGATCTGAATAGAGATTTCATTAAAAACGATACCGAAAACGCAAAGGCGTTTCAACAGACTTTCCAACATTTTAAACCGATCTACTTCATTGATAATCACGTTTCAAATGGAGCAGATTATCAATATTTATTCACCTATATTTCTACCAATAAGGAAAGATTGGGCAGCAAACTTGGAAATTACTTTAACCAGAAAATGCAACCTGAAATTCTACAAACTTTAGATAAGCAAGGAATTCTCACCACTCCTTATGTCAATATCCACGGCGATTCTCCGGATGAAGGTTTTCCGGCATTTATGGATTCTCCGCGTTATGCAACGGGTTATACGACGCTTTTTAATACGATGGGAACTGTTGCCGAAACCCACATGTTGAAACCTTATAAAGACCGCGTTCGTGCGACTTATGAATATATGCTGAGTGCTATTAATTATACCGCAAAAAACGCCGCGGAAATTCGAAAATTAATGGCTGAAACTTTGGCAGATTATCAACCCAAAAAGAGTTATCCAATTCAGTGGAAAGTAGACAGCACGAAATTTCAAATGATTGATTTCAAAGGTTTTGAAGCTGGAAAAAAACCGAGCGAAGTTTCCGGGAAACCAAGATTGTTCTACGACAGAAATACACCTTTTAACCGAAAAGTTAAGTTTTACAACCAATATAGTGCTACGAAAGAAATTGCTATTCCAACCTATTATGTGATTCCACAATCAGAACAAAAAGTTTTAGAGTATTTGAAAAGGAATAATATCATTATGAAAAAGATTCAGCAAGATTCTACCATAGTTGTACAACAATACAAAATAGCAGACTACAAAACCTCAAAAAATGCTTATGAAGGACATTATCTTCATTATGATACACAGGTAAAAGCAGAGACCCGAAGCTACAAATTTAGGAAAGGCGATGTTTTAGTTCCTACCAAGCAGTACGGCGTAAAATATATTCTGGAAACGCTGGAACCTGAAGCTACTGATTCTTTCTTCAATTGGAATTTCTTTGATGCCATTTTGGGACAGAAAGAATATTATTCTGACTACGTTTTTGAAGATACTGCCGCAGAATTACTAAAAACAAATAAAGATTTACGCACCGCTTTTGAACTTGAAAAGAAATCTAATGCTGACTTTGCCAAAGATTCAAGAGCCCAGCTCGATTGGCTTTATAAACATTCTGACTACTATGAAGGAAGCGTGGGATTATATCCGATCTATCGAATTCTGTAG
- a CDS encoding KdsC family phosphatase produces the protein MSYKSRLKDIKAFVFDVDGVFTDGSVYLLPEGSMTRVMNVLDGYAVVKARKYDYPICVITGGDDPMVRKRINYLGIIEYYAKVSDKLEKFEEFKQKYNLKNEEILTMGDDVPDLEMMRISGISACPENSVAEVKLISDYISPVQGGKGAVRDVIEQVMKVQGKWMEDHTKSV, from the coding sequence ATGAGTTATAAATCACGATTAAAAGATATTAAGGCATTTGTATTTGATGTCGACGGCGTATTTACAGATGGAAGTGTTTATTTGCTTCCCGAAGGAAGTATGACCCGAGTCATGAATGTTCTCGATGGATATGCCGTTGTAAAAGCCCGAAAATATGACTATCCGATTTGTGTGATTACGGGTGGCGATGATCCTATGGTCAGAAAAAGAATTAATTATTTAGGGATCATCGAATATTACGCAAAGGTTAGTGATAAACTGGAAAAATTTGAAGAGTTTAAACAAAAATATAATTTGAAGAATGAGGAAATTTTGACCATGGGCGATGACGTTCCTGATCTTGAAATGATGCGGATCTCGGGAATTTCGGCTTGTCCGGAAAATTCGGTGGCTGAAGTAAAACTCATCTCAGATTATATTTCACCGGTTCAGGGTGGAAAAGGTGCGGTACGGGATGTCATTGAACAGGTTATGAAAGTTCAGGGAAAATGGATGGAAGACCATACGAAAAGCGTTTAA
- the lepA gene encoding translation elongation factor 4, with translation MKNIRNFCIIAHIDHGKSTLADRLLEYTHTVTSRELQSQTLDDMDIEKERGITIKSHAIQMDYELDGEKYVLNLIDTPGHVDFSYEVSRSIAACEGALLIVDAAQSIQAQTISNLYLALENDLTIIPILNKIDLPSANPEEVTDEIMGLIGCEYEDVLRVSGKTGEGVLELLEQIVKRIPAPVGNEDGPLQALIFDSVYNPFRGIEAYFKVVNGSIKKGQRIKFMATDKMYEADEVGTLKLKQTPKKEIKTGDVGYIISGIKDAREVKVGDTITTFENGATEPIDGFEEVKPMVFAGIYPIESEDFEELRFSLEKLRLNDASLVFEPESSAALGFGFRCGFLGMLHMEIVQERLDREFNMDVITTVPNVSYHGYTKKDPDTVILINNPSEMTDPMLMDRVEEPFIKASIITKSDYVGPVMTLCIEKRGEIVNQSYLTSDRVELVFNMPLAEVVFDFYDRLKSVSKGYASFDYHPIGFRASKLVKMDILINGDMVDALSSLIHDSNAYYIGKRMCEKLRELIPRQQFDIAIQAALGAKVIARETIKALRKDVTAKCYGGDISRKRKLLEKQKEGKKKMKQIGRVEVPQSAFMAVLKLND, from the coding sequence ATGAAGAATATACGGAATTTTTGCATTATTGCACATATTGACCACGGTAAATCCACTTTGGCAGACCGACTTTTGGAATATACCCATACGGTAACTTCCCGAGAACTCCAGTCTCAGACCTTGGATGACATGGATATTGAAAAAGAACGTGGGATTACGATTAAGTCTCACGCCATCCAAATGGATTATGAATTAGATGGAGAGAAATATGTTCTCAACCTAATTGATACTCCTGGACACGTTGATTTTTCTTACGAAGTATCACGTTCCATCGCTGCCTGTGAAGGAGCGCTTCTTATCGTTGATGCCGCGCAAAGTATTCAGGCTCAAACCATAAGCAACTTATATTTAGCGTTGGAAAATGATTTAACCATCATTCCAATTTTGAATAAAATCGATTTACCTTCTGCAAATCCGGAAGAAGTAACCGATGAAATCATGGGCTTAATTGGTTGTGAATATGAAGATGTTTTACGCGTTTCCGGAAAGACAGGAGAGGGCGTTCTAGAACTGTTAGAACAAATCGTAAAGAGAATTCCGGCACCGGTTGGGAATGAAGACGGACCATTGCAGGCCTTGATTTTCGATTCTGTTTATAATCCTTTCCGCGGAATTGAAGCCTATTTCAAAGTCGTTAACGGAAGCATTAAAAAAGGTCAGCGAATCAAATTCATGGCGACCGACAAAATGTATGAAGCCGATGAAGTTGGTACTTTAAAATTAAAACAAACCCCAAAGAAAGAAATTAAAACGGGCGATGTAGGTTATATTATTTCCGGTATTAAAGATGCCCGTGAAGTAAAAGTGGGCGATACCATCACTACTTTTGAAAACGGCGCAACAGAGCCAATCGACGGTTTCGAAGAAGTAAAACCGATGGTTTTCGCCGGGATTTATCCAATCGAATCAGAGGACTTTGAAGAACTGCGTTTCTCTTTAGAAAAACTGCGTTTGAATGATGCTTCTTTGGTTTTCGAACCGGAAAGTTCAGCAGCCTTAGGTTTCGGTTTCCGTTGTGGATTCCTCGGAATGCTGCACATGGAAATCGTTCAGGAAAGATTAGACCGCGAATTCAACATGGATGTTATTACAACCGTTCCCAACGTTTCCTACCACGGTTACACCAAAAAAGATCCGGACACGGTAATCTTGATCAACAACCCGTCAGAAATGACCGATCCTATGTTAATGGATCGCGTTGAGGAGCCGTTTATCAAAGCTTCAATCATTACCAAATCCGATTATGTTGGCCCGGTAATGACTTTGTGTATCGAGAAAAGAGGCGAGATCGTGAATCAAAGTTATCTAACTTCAGATCGGGTAGAACTTGTTTTCAATATGCCTTTAGCAGAAGTTGTTTTCGATTTTTATGACCGTTTGAAATCGGTTTCCAAAGGATATGCTTCCTTCGATTATCATCCGATTGGCTTCCGTGCTTCCAAATTAGTGAAGATGGATATCCTGATCAATGGCGATATGGTCGATGCGCTTTCGTCCCTAATTCACGACAGCAACGCTTATTATATCGGAAAAAGAATGTGTGAGAAACTGCGCGAACTGATTCCGAGACAACAGTTTGATATCGCAATTCAGGCCGCTTTAGGAGCCAAAGTTATTGCGAGAGAAACCATCAAAGCTTTAAGAAAAGACGTTACCGCAAAATGTTACGGTGGAGATATTTCCCGTAAACGTAAATTGTTGGAGAAACAAAAAGAAGGTAAAAAGAAAATGAAACAAATCGGTAGAGTAGAGGTTCCACAATCCGCATTTATGGCGGTGTTGAAGCTGAACGATTAA
- a CDS encoding RNA polymerase sigma factor yields the protein MKIKESEIIELMSSDKTREKGVSMMMDAYQSRLYWHIRRFVVDHDLSQDILQDTFIKAYQNFHQFKQESQLYTWLYRIATNESLQQLNKLKKMQKSDEEATGHLQNLVAENVAPDADEIQVLLQKAIQSLPEKQKLVFNMRYYEDLPYEDISKILDMSVGTLKTNYHYAKQKVEDYIKQNYTE from the coding sequence ATGAAGATTAAGGAAAGCGAAATTATCGAGTTGATGTCAAGCGATAAAACCCGTGAAAAAGGGGTTAGCATGATGATGGATGCTTATCAGAGTCGGTTGTATTGGCACATTCGAAGGTTTGTAGTCGATCATGATCTGTCTCAGGATATTCTGCAGGATACTTTTATTAAGGCGTATCAGAATTTTCATCAGTTCAAGCAAGAGAGTCAGTTATATACTTGGTTATACAGGATCGCGACAAATGAATCTCTGCAGCAATTGAATAAATTAAAGAAAATGCAGAAGTCTGATGAAGAAGCAACAGGTCATCTTCAAAATTTAGTTGCAGAAAATGTAGCGCCTGATGCAGATGAAATTCAGGTATTATTACAAAAGGCAATTCAAAGTTTGCCCGAAAAACAGAAGCTGGTTTTCAATATGCGTTATTATGAAGATTTACCATACGAGGATATTTCGAAAATTTTAGACATGTCGGTAGGTACTTTAAAAACCAATTACCATTATGCCAAGCAAAAAGTCGAAGACTATATTAAACAGAACTACACAGAATAA
- the porW gene encoding type IX secretion system periplasmic lipoprotein PorW/SprE: MKKTIYFLLAVVVFNSCSSRKKTNDSTFMKGFFSYYNTLFNSQDALETEFRNRDKAHKDNFYAPYIDLLTYEDQPLGADLQSDGVFGDGPGRPGTPNTNSFGSSRIPGNSQQNSGGRKGASILEISEAKALKAIAKYSVMKGGEEKNKKMFDANILLAQSRIYRNKPLEALDGLNYIFNNMRNDKRMPLARLYQGLAFSKMEDYHRAEEVFADLKKSKIKKEYRKLLGIYYSEMLLAAGKKQDAVNELDDAYVVNKNRKLRSRIAFLRGQILADLDRNEEARESFVTAYKNANDFEFEVKSQIEIAKTFNGKDDDYEGAKSYLEKISKKGTYGSRKNEFYYALGLMANKAGKKEEAKAYFAQSLKEQVSDPQVRGLAYYEIGKMYFEQSDYLSAGAFYDSSLAVMTYEPSKILLQDQSQNIKKVSANYYLIKKNDSILALTKMPEAERIAFFNKYIDGIKIKEAQEELERKREERSKGFDTGDYSANSPFASNTGGFQDFESSKGGFYFANVGTVAKGESTFKQIWGNRSLNDNWRTSARTTTIEDLKNEAMGISTAPDPRRLEPSFYIEKIPTKSEDILALKKARDTATLGLGRMYETYFSDTPLATKTLYDLADTQPEEDIKLQALYQVFAFNYEKNPEAAERAKQLILTEFPYTSYAEFVRNPKNSSFSQSSEEVEKLYAQAFDLYAAEKYEESKTVIETALEKYPKDALVPKFTLLNAFNSGKTAGKEIMILQLEQIALNYSRTLEGEKAKEMLKYLRSDLDIERTDESGNVIETKAAPVPVSMDSDDPMPVPGNTGPGGPPGSRRTETPQRTPRINNNQSPKSSSLGEIKLK; the protein is encoded by the coding sequence ATGAAAAAAACAATATACTTCCTTCTTGCAGTCGTGGTCTTTAATTCCTGTTCCTCGCGAAAAAAGACCAATGATTCTACTTTTATGAAAGGATTTTTTTCCTACTATAATACCCTTTTTAACAGCCAGGATGCTTTAGAAACGGAATTCAGAAATCGCGACAAAGCACATAAAGATAATTTTTACGCACCTTATATTGATCTTTTAACTTACGAAGACCAGCCATTAGGTGCTGATTTACAGAGTGATGGTGTATTTGGAGACGGGCCTGGAAGACCTGGAACTCCCAACACAAACTCTTTCGGATCTTCTCGTATTCCGGGGAATTCACAGCAAAATTCAGGAGGTCGAAAAGGCGCCTCTATTCTGGAAATATCTGAAGCAAAAGCCTTGAAAGCCATTGCCAAATACTCAGTAATGAAAGGCGGTGAAGAAAAGAATAAAAAAATGTTCGACGCCAATATTTTACTGGCACAATCACGAATTTACCGAAATAAACCTCTGGAAGCATTGGATGGTTTAAACTATATTTTCAACAATATGCGAAATGATAAAAGAATGCCGCTGGCAAGACTTTATCAAGGTTTGGCTTTCTCCAAAATGGAGGATTATCACCGTGCGGAGGAAGTTTTTGCAGATTTGAAAAAAAGTAAAATCAAAAAAGAGTACCGAAAACTTTTAGGCATTTATTATTCGGAAATGCTTTTGGCAGCCGGAAAAAAACAAGATGCTGTAAATGAATTAGACGATGCCTACGTTGTTAATAAAAACCGAAAATTAAGAAGTAGAATTGCCTTCTTACGCGGACAAATACTGGCTGATCTGGATCGCAATGAAGAAGCCAGAGAAAGTTTTGTAACCGCCTACAAAAACGCGAATGACTTTGAATTTGAAGTGAAATCTCAAATTGAAATCGCCAAAACCTTTAATGGAAAAGATGACGATTATGAAGGCGCAAAATCTTATTTAGAAAAAATAAGTAAGAAAGGAACTTACGGTTCCCGAAAGAATGAGTTTTACTATGCTTTGGGTTTAATGGCCAATAAAGCGGGTAAAAAAGAGGAAGCAAAAGCTTATTTCGCCCAGTCTCTAAAAGAGCAGGTTTCTGATCCTCAGGTTCGTGGTCTTGCCTATTATGAGATCGGAAAAATGTATTTTGAACAAAGCGATTATCTTTCTGCAGGAGCATTTTATGATTCTTCACTTGCGGTGATGACCTACGAACCTTCAAAAATTCTATTGCAGGATCAATCCCAAAACATCAAAAAAGTTTCTGCAAATTATTATCTTATCAAAAAAAATGACAGTATTCTGGCTTTGACGAAGATGCCGGAAGCTGAAAGAATTGCCTTTTTCAATAAATACATTGACGGTATTAAAATAAAAGAAGCACAGGAAGAATTAGAACGTAAAAGAGAGGAGAGAAGTAAAGGATTTGACACTGGCGACTACTCCGCAAATTCACCGTTTGCTTCGAATACAGGCGGTTTTCAAGATTTCGAAAGTTCAAAAGGGGGCTTTTATTTTGCGAACGTGGGAACTGTTGCTAAAGGAGAATCTACCTTTAAACAAATTTGGGGAAACAGGTCTTTAAATGATAATTGGCGAACTTCTGCAAGAACGACGACCATTGAAGATTTGAAAAATGAAGCCATGGGAATTTCTACTGCGCCCGATCCAAGACGTTTAGAACCCAGTTTCTATATCGAGAAAATCCCTACCAAATCAGAGGATATTTTAGCCCTAAAAAAAGCACGTGATACTGCGACTTTAGGACTCGGAAGAATGTATGAAACCTATTTTTCCGATACTCCACTGGCGACAAAAACTTTATATGACTTAGCAGATACGCAGCCCGAAGAAGATATTAAACTTCAGGCATTATATCAGGTTTTTGCGTTTAATTACGAGAAAAATCCCGAAGCTGCGGAAAGAGCGAAACAATTAATTTTGACTGAATTCCCGTATACTTCTTATGCTGAATTTGTGAGAAATCCTAAAAACAGTTCGTTCTCGCAATCTTCGGAAGAGGTTGAAAAATTATATGCGCAGGCTTTCGATCTTTATGCTGCAGAAAAATATGAGGAAAGTAAAACGGTGATTGAAACCGCCCTGGAGAAATATCCGAAAGACGCTTTGGTGCCGAAATTTACTTTGCTTAATGCCTTTAACAGTGGTAAAACTGCAGGGAAGGAAATCATGATTTTACAGCTGGAACAGATCGCATTAAATTATTCCCGAACTTTAGAAGGCGAAAAAGCGAAAGAAATGTTGAAATATCTGCGAAGTGATCTGGATATCGAAAGGACAGATGAATCAGGCAATGTCATTGAAACTAAAGCTGCTCCAGTTCCCGTTTCTATGGACAGTGATGATCCAATGCCTGTTCCGGGGAATACGGGTCCAGGCGGTCCACCGGGTTCAAGGAGAACGGAAACGCCCCAAAGAACGCCACGGATTAACAATAATCAATCTCCAAAAAGCTCAAGTCTGGGCGAAATAAAACTCAAATAA
- a CDS encoding YraN family protein, with product MAEHNDFGNLAEQLAADFLEKKGYKILVKNFRYQKAEIDIIASFENLIIIVEVKARGSDIFMEPQEAVTKKKIKSLVMATDFFMKDRNLDQEVRFDIIAVLPDERKKLQITHLEDAFQSFDAN from the coding sequence ATGGCAGAACACAATGATTTTGGAAATCTTGCAGAACAACTTGCAGCAGACTTTTTAGAAAAAAAAGGGTACAAAATTTTGGTTAAAAATTTCCGGTATCAGAAAGCGGAAATTGACATTATTGCAAGCTTTGAAAATCTTATCATTATTGTAGAAGTTAAAGCTCGAGGATCTGATATTTTCATGGAACCCCAGGAAGCAGTAACCAAAAAGAAAATCAAATCATTGGTCATGGCCACCGATTTTTTTATGAAAGACCGAAATCTGGATCAGGAAGTTCGATTTGATATTATCGCCGTCTTACCTGACGAAAGAAAGAAATTGCAAATCACGCACCTGGAAGATGCCTTTCAAAGTTTTGACGCTAATTAA
- a CDS encoding DoxX family protein has product METLEISKYVLAGMLIIAGILHFLKPKFYLKIMPDYLPAPLLLVILSGIAEIICGLLLVFPNTQTIGAYLTIALFVAVFPANIEMSRKYYLRRKKGFWLTILRLPLQLALIWWAYQFIR; this is encoded by the coding sequence ATGGAGACTTTAGAAATTTCAAAATATGTTTTAGCGGGAATGCTTATTATTGCCGGAATCTTACATTTTCTAAAGCCTAAATTTTATTTAAAGATAATGCCTGATTATCTGCCGGCCCCACTTCTACTTGTCATCTTAAGTGGTATTGCTGAAATAATTTGTGGTTTATTGCTCGTTTTCCCAAATACGCAAACCATAGGTGCTTATCTCACGATCGCTTTATTCGTGGCAGTTTTTCCTGCAAATATCGAAATGAGCAGAAAGTATTACCTTCGTAGAAAGAAGGGATTTTGGCTGACCATATTACGGCTCCCCTTGCAACTTGCACTCATTTGGTGGGCTTATCAATTCATTAGATAA